The Pongo pygmaeus isolate AG05252 chromosome 20, NHGRI_mPonPyg2-v2.0_pri, whole genome shotgun sequence sequence CCTTAAAGAAAGGTCCTGGGGGCTTTGGTTCATGGATCCTTGAGCTAGGAGTTAAAGGTCCAGGCCCCTGGGACCCTTGGGAAGCAGAGCAGGAAGAGTGAACTCCTGGGTCTGAAGGAGAATGGGCTGGGGGCTTGGTCTCTGGTCCTGAGAGAGAAGGTGCCCAGACTTCTGGATCTGAAAGAGGAGAGGACTAGGTCTCAACTGCTGCCTTCTTGACTGGGGACATTTTGGAGGCCTGTATTCCTGAGCCCTCAACAGAGGAATGTACTAGGAGACGGGGGTCTCTGATGCTTGCATCCTTGGAAAAGGACAAAACTGTGAGTGTCTGGGTCTAAAGAGGGTGAGAGTCCTGCGGGAGGACTCAAAATCCACAACGGGCGGAGCCCATAGCCGGACTCCTGGCTGGGCCCCTCATGGGGCGGGACGCCTGGGATCTCGAGGGGCGGGGGCCTGGCGCAGGCTCCCGCCTGGGGTTCCCAAGCTGCTCCACTCTTCGCGAAGCCGCCGCGCTATTGTCCTGGCCAGGAAGGCGGGGCCGGCGCGGGGCGGGGCTGGCGGCGCCGGCGCAGCCCGGGGGcggtgggaggaggaggtggcggCGGTGGCGCTGGGAGCTCCTGTCACCGCTGGGGCCGGGCCGGGCGGGAGTGCAGGGGACGTGAGGGCACAAGGGCCGGGACATGGGGCCCGCCAGCCCCGCTGCTCGCGGTCTAAGTTGCCGCCCGGGCCAGCCGccgctgccgctgctgctgccaCTATTGCTGCTGCTTCTGCGCGCGCAGCCCGCCATCGGGAGCCTGGCCGGTGGGAGCCCCGGCGCGGCCGAGGTGAGGCCGGTCCGGGTcctgggggatgggggaaggggcgggACCGGGTCTCTGGACGCCGGCGCGGACATGTCCAGGGCAGAAAGCGCGGTCTTTCCAGCCAGGTGGTCAGCCCCCAGGCGCCCCCAACCACATTTATGAACCCAGGGTTCCAGGCCCCAGCTCCCCCATCATCTGACGTCCCAGCCCCCTCCCACCCCGAGCATAGGAACTGGTCTATTCAGAGCCCCTGGTCCCAGAAGTCCAGCCCCCTCTCCAGACCCAGGTGACTCGGCCCCAACCCCCTCCCGCCTGGACATAGGACCCACCAAGCAGCGAGGCACTTAGATCCGATAATCCAGACCCCTTGTATTCTCTGGATCCATATGGAGGCCCTTGCAGCCTCCCAGGACCCAGGAGTCCAGTCCTTCAGTCACCACCCACCCCAACCAGATGTAGCTCTCCAGTCCTCAAGGACCTGGTGTCCAGGACTGTAGGCCCCTGAAGCCAGGCCTTGTCAGCTTTACATCCTGCAACCGGAGCCTGAGcaaggggtggagggaggaggggccaGAACGCCTGGGTTCTGGCCTCCTCCTCCGCGATTCAGGTTTAACCCCTTCGGGCTCCAGAGCTGCTGCGCTGGGGTGGGGGCGGAGTCTGTCTCCGCGGCAACAAGGCAGAAAGAATCCCGGGGGACCCGGGTCGCCATAGCAACGGGAGAGCTGGGGCGCCCCCGCCCTACGGGAGCTGTTTCCCAGGGAACGGTGCCTCCATGGAGGCGGTGTGCGGTGCTTGGGGGAGGGGGCCGGTGCTGGGGGTCTCGGTCTTAGGGAGCAAAGAACCAGGGGACCCTCATGCCAACGCCCCCCGGGCCCCCACTGTCCTCTTCACTTCCATCCAGGCCCCGGGGTCGGCCCAGGTGGCTGGACTATGCGGGCGCCTAACCCTTCACCGGGACCTGCGCACCGGCCGCTGGGAACCAGATCCACAGCGCTCTCGACGCTGTctccgggacccgcagcgcgtgCTGGAGTACTGCAGACAGGTGGGCGGGGCCGAGCGGGAGAGGCGGGGCCGCCCATAGAAAGCTAGACTTGAAAAAGGCGTGGTCCAGGGTGCTGAGCTATCTAAGGCGTGAGGCTGGGGGGCGTGGCCAATAAAGAGGCGCAACTATGCTAGGGCAGGGGACCTGTTTTGAGATACTAAGTCAGGAAAAGGGGAGAACCGCGAGATAGCCAGAGAGGAAGTGGAATTTAGGAATCTGGTGGTCTTTGTAAAGAGTAGAGGTGTAGGGGGGAGTGGCAAAAGGATAGGCGGGGCTAAGACAGAAAGAGACCTTAAGGACCAACAAGATGGGGAAAGGGGTGGAGCCCAATGAGAGCGCGGAGAGCTGGGGGGCGTGGCCACGAAAAGACAAATCTGTAACGGGAAGGGCGAGTTTTGGAGAGGCGGAATAGAGGAAAAGGCGGGGACTAAAGGAGGGTGAGACCTTTGGGGAGACGAATCTGACTGCGGGGAGGGGTGACCAGAGAGGTGGGCTTAGAGGGACCTTCGGAAAGAAACAGCACAGGAAAAGAGATAGGGCTTAAAGATGACGGGACTTTTAAGGGAAAACTGCTAGTGGGCGTGGCCAATGAGCACAAGGAGCTTGGATATCTAAGGCTGGTGCTACGGGGAAGCAGGGCCTAGGGAAGCGATGTCCTCATGATAGAGCCTTGAAAACggacctggccgggcgcggtggctcacgtctgtaatcgcagcacttggggaggccgaggcggacggatcacctgaggtcaaaagttcgagaccagcttggccaacatggcgaaaccccttctctgctaaaaatacaaaaattagcctggcatggtggtgcgtgcctgtaatcccagctactcgggaggctgagacaggagactcgcttgaacctgggaggaggaggttgcagtgggccgagattgtaccattccactccagcctgggcgacaagagcaaatctccgtcacaaagaaagaaagaaagagagagagacaaagaaagagaaaagggaccTGACTACTGGAGAGGGGTGGCTGGCAGGGGCGGGGCAGTGGGCTGATTGCCCCCATCTGATCCCCCCAGATGTACCCGGAGCTGCAGATTGCACGTGTGGAGCAGGCTACGCAGGCCATCCCCATGGAGCGCTGGTGCGGGGGTTCCCGGAGCGGCAGCTGcgcccacccccaccaccaggtTGTGCCCTTCCGCTGCCTGCGTGAGTCCCAGGCGGGGAGAGGGGAACTGAGGTGGGAGTTTCCGAGGGGCAAGGTTCTGAGCCCCTCTCTCCGGCCCACATTAAGGGACTGGGTGCTTGTGTCCTAAGTGGGGCAGAGAAGCCTCTGAGGATAAAATATCTGGATTCTGAGGAGGGTGGGGTTGGTGGCTGTAGGAGGATCTCACCCTGGTGTCCCGTGCTTCCCCAGCTGGTGAATTTGTGAGTGAGGCCCTGCTGGTGCCTGAAGGCTGCCGGTTCTTGCACCAGGAGCGCATGGACCAATGCGAGAGTTCAACCCGGAGGCATCAGGAGGCGCAGGAGGTCAGGACCTTGGCCCACCCATCCCCAGCCCCCACAACCCAGGAACCGGGACCTCTAACACCCTCCGCCACCAGAACCAAGGAGTCTGGGCCACCAGCATCCTCTTCCCACTTGGGATCTAAGAATTTCATCCCCAACCCCTTCCTCTAGAACCAGGAATCCAGGCTCCCCAGCCTCATCAACCCCCAACCCTGGCAGCCCAGTTCCCCATctaccccctcccaccccacaatcCTGGCATCTGGGCCCACTCTTCCCACaggcctgcagctcccagggcctCATCCTGCACGGCTCGGGCATGCTTTTACCCTGTGGCTCGGATCGGTTCCGTGGTGTGGAGTATGTGTGCTGTCCCCCTCCAGGGACCCCCGACCCATCTGGGACAGCAGTTGGGTGAGTGGGAGGGAACCCTCCATGCCCATCTCAAGGTTCCTGAGGCAGGGGATGGAAGCCTGGGAGCCCGGGCCTGGATTCTTACTGCCTGGGTCCTCTCCTGCTCCCTCAGTGACCCCTCCACCCGGTCCTGGCCCCCGGGGAGCAGAGTAGAGGGGGCTGAGGACGAGGAAGAGGAGGAATCCTTCCCACAGCCAGTAGACGATTACTTCGTGGAGCCTCCACAggctgaagaggaagaggaagaggaaagggtcCCACCCCCAAGCTCCCATACCCTTGCAGTGGTCAGCAAAGGTGAGGCAGTCTCTGAACCCCTGGGGCCTCTCCACCATAGAGGGAGAAAGATCTGGGGGAGTCTTGCTGAGGGGTGTCTTTGGGAGGGGTCTATAGGGGAAAGGCCCAACTGAGGAGAAAAGATGAGAGTATCTTTGGATAAAATAGAGGTAGAAGGGCTAACCCGCCAAGGGAGGGGGTGGTTTGGGGGTACTTGGGAGTAGAGGGGCCATTGGGTAGGTCTTGAGGATCATTTCAGGAAAGCTTGGAAGATGGCGTAATGGATTCCTAAGCTTTGCAAGAACAGGCCCAGTCCAGAACTACATCTCCCATAATGCCAGGCAGCAGCGGTGGCTCAACTGGGTGCATGATGGTCTCCGGTGCACTCTAGGAAATGTAGTTCTCTAGGTAGAAAAGGCGACCTGGAGGTGGGCTGCAGACTGACCTCTTGATCCCTGGTCTTGCAGTCACTCCCACCCCGAGGCCCACAGACGGTGTGGATATTTACTTTGGCATGCCTGGGGAAATCAGTGAGCACGAGGGGTTCCTGAGGGCCAAGATGGACCTGGAGGAGCGTAGGATGCGCCAGATTAATGAGGTGATGATACCGGAGGCCCCAGAACCCCCTACAGTACAGAGCTCCCTAAATACCAGGAAATTCCTCCAGGACACATTGATACTACCTCCAAAGGCTCCCTAAGCCCCTTTGACCTTGAGCTCTCAACACCACCCCCTAAGATGGCCAGAGATCCATGGCCCATCTAGAATCCCACTGAGACGCCACCAGGTTCTGTGGAAACTCTGGTCTATGGTACTCTTTCActttattggtttttattttcttttgttgttgttgttgttgttgtgacggagtttcgctcttaacacccaggctggagtgcaatggtgcgatctcggcctactgcaacctctgcctcccgggctccagtgattcccctgcctcagtctcccgagtagctgggattacaggcactcgccaccacgcccggctaatttttgtatttttagtagagacagggtttcaccatgttggccaggctgctcttgaactcccagcgggaggagatccacccgcctcggcctcccaaagtgctgggattataggcatgagccaccacgcccggcctctcttTCACTTTAAACTCCTCTGGATCTTCTCTCTTGGGAACCCAGAGCCAGCGAGACTTAAGGGATTTGGGGCCcctaaaatctcttttttttttttttttgagacagagtttcgctctgttgcccagggtagagtgcagtgacgcgatctcccactcactgcaagctccgcctcctgggttcacgccattctcctgcctcagcctcctgagtagctgggactgctggtacccaccaccgcgcccagctaattttttgtattttcaatagagacggggtttcaccgtgttagccaggatggcctcgatctcctgacctcatgatccacccgcctcggcctcccaaagtgctgggattacaggcatgagccaccgcgcccagccgtggGGCCTCAAAAATCTTAAAGAGGGGTTGGGGGACTTGCCAGGTGGATCAGGGTGGATTCTGGGATCCTGAAGCTCCCCTCCCTACACAGGTGATGCGTGAATGGGCCATGGCGGACAACCAGTCCAAGAACCTGCCTAAAGCCGACAGACAGGCCCTGAATGAGGTAGGACAGCCCCAGTGGGTCCTCCTCATGCCTGTCCACCACCTGGAGCACGCTCAGTTTCACCTGGCTCTGGCAGTGCCCTGCCCATCCAGTTCCACCCCTTCCCACCTATCTCAGCCTTTCCTGGCCCCATGCCTACATGCAGCTCTGCCCCTCTTAGCTGCCATCTGACCTGACACTGCTCTCCTCCCCAGATTGGCCATATTTGGCCCCATCTACACTTGACTTGCCTCTCAGGGCTGGCTCTGGAGTCCTGTCCCAAGCCAGGGCCTCTGCAGATGCAGCCAGGGCCTTCCTGGTCTGTCTTTGTGCATTCATGTCTCTATCAGGCCCCGCCCCCTGATTCTGGCTCTGCCGGGCCAATCTCACCTTTCTTAACCTGACCTGCCCCATGGAGACCCCACTCATGTTAGCCCCCATTCCAGCTCTTGGTCCCACCCCTATCGTGTCATTTATGCACAGCCTGTCTCCAGTTTGATCCTGCCCAGGCCAGGAGCCCTGCAAGCCTTTGTCCCTTTCACCTTAACATTGCTCAGTTCTGTTCCCAGATTGTTCCCACTCGATCTTACAGTTTACATCCTCACATTGGCTCCCAGTGGGCCTCGTCCCACct is a genomic window containing:
- the APLP1 gene encoding amyloid beta precursor like protein 1 isoform X2, which translates into the protein MGPASPAARGLSCRPGQPPLPLLLPLLLLLLRAQPAIGSLAGGSPGAAEAPGSAQVAGLCGRLTLHRDLRTGRWEPDPQRSRRCLRDPQRVLEYCRQMYPELQIARVEQATQAIPMERWCGGSRSGSCAHPHHQVVPFRCLPGEFVSEALLVPEGCRFLHQERMDQCESSTRRHQEAQEACSSQGLILHGSGMLLPCGSDRFRGVEYVCCPPPGTPDPSGTAVGDPSTRSWPPGSRVEGAEDEEEEESFPQPVDDYFVEPPQAEEEEEEERVPPPSSHTLAVVSKVTPTPRPTDGVDIYFGMPGEISEHEGFLRAKMDLEERRMRQINEVMREWAMADNQSKNLPKADRQALNEAERVLLALRRYLRAEQKEQRHTLRHYQHVAAVDPEKAQQMRFQVQTHLQVIEERVNQSLGLLDQNPHLAQELRPQIQELLHSEHLGPSELEAPAPGGSSEDKGGLQPPDSKDDTPMTLPKGSTEQDAASPEKEKMNPLEQYERKVNASVPRGFPFHSSEIQRDELAPAGTGVSREAVSGLLIMGAGGGSLVVLSMLLLRRKKPYGAISHGVVEVDPMLTLEEQQLRELQRHGYENPTYRFLEERP
- the APLP1 gene encoding amyloid beta precursor like protein 1 isoform X1; the protein is MGPASPAARGLSCRPGQPPLPLLLPLLLLLLRAQPAIGSLAGGSPGAAEAPGSAQVAGLCGRLTLHRDLRTGRWEPDPQRSRRCLRDPQRVLEYCRQMYPELQIARVEQATQAIPMERWCGGSRSGSCAHPHHQVVPFRCLPGEFVSEALLVPEGCRFLHQERMDQCESSTRRHQEAQEACSSQGLILHGSGMLLPCGSDRFRGVEYVCCPPPGTPDPSGTAVGDPSTRSWPPGSRVEGAEDEEEEESFPQPVDDYFVEPPQAEEEEEEERVPPPSSHTLAVVSKVTPTPRPTDGVDIYFGMPGEISEHEGFLRAKMDLEERRMRQINEVMREWAMADNQSKNLPKADRQALNEHFQSILQTLEEQVSGERQRLVETHATRVIALINDQRRAALEGFLAALQADPPQAERVLLALRRYLRAEQKEQRHTLRHYQHVAAVDPEKAQQMRFQVQTHLQVIEERVNQSLGLLDQNPHLAQELRPQIQELLHSEHLGPSELEAPAPGGSSEDKGGLQPPDSKDDTPMTLPKGSTEQDAASPEKEKMNPLEQYERKVNASVPRGFPFHSSEIQRDELAPAGTGVSREAVSGLLIMGAGGGSLVVLSMLLLRRKKPYGAISHGVVEVDPMLTLEEQQLRELQRHGYENPTYRFLEERP